Proteins encoded in a region of the Flavobacteriales bacterium genome:
- the scpA gene encoding methylmalonyl-CoA mutase: protein MRKSFKGVDIKRKEKPVNGDQKSKNWSAPEQIEIQNYYDQNDTDKLEHLKFVGGIAPNLRGPYSTMYVSRPWTIRQYAGFSTAEESNAFYRRNLAAGQKGLSVAFDLATHRGYDSDHPRVVGDVGKAGVAIDSVLDMKILFDQIPLDKMSVSMTMNGAVLPILAFYIVAAEEQGVDQKLLSGTIQNDILKEFMVRNTYIYPPLPSMKIIADIFEYTSQNMPKFNSISISGYHMQEAGATADIELAYTLADGLEYIRTGIASGLDIDTFAPRLSFFWAIGMNHFMEIAKMRAGRLLWAKLVKQFNPKNPKSMALRTHCQTSGWSLTEQDPFNNVARTCIEAMAATLGGTQSLHTNALDEAIALPTDFSARIARNTQLYIQNETDITKAIDPWAGSYYVEKLTQEIADKAWALIQEVEELGGMAKAIETGLPKMRIEEAAARKQAKIDAGKEIIVGVNAYQTDEVEEFDILEVDNTKVREAQIERLNKMRAERNNEKVQEALRALEKCAETGEGNLLELAVNAARERASLGEISDALESSFKRYTATIRSISGVYSTEAMGDKDFEKATQLSEEFDRVAGRRPRIMVAKMGQDGHDRGAKVVATSFADIGFDVDIGPLFQTPEEAAKQAVENDVHILGVSSLAAGHKTLVPQVIDELKKLGREDIMVIAGGVIPQQDYQYLFDRGVAAVFGPGTKISSAAQDILKLLIEAYSA, encoded by the coding sequence ATGAGAAAAAGTTTTAAAGGAGTTGATATAAAAAGAAAGGAGAAGCCAGTAAATGGGGATCAAAAAAGTAAAAATTGGTCTGCTCCAGAACAGATAGAAATTCAAAATTATTACGATCAAAATGATACTGATAAGTTAGAGCATTTAAAATTTGTTGGGGGAATAGCACCTAATTTAAGAGGTCCATATTCAACGATGTATGTTTCTAGACCATGGACTATTCGACAGTATGCAGGTTTTAGTACTGCTGAAGAATCCAATGCGTTCTATCGAAGAAATTTAGCAGCTGGACAAAAAGGGTTGTCAGTAGCTTTCGATTTAGCAACACATAGAGGGTATGATTCTGATCACCCTAGAGTTGTAGGAGATGTAGGAAAAGCTGGTGTAGCAATTGATTCGGTCTTAGACATGAAAATCTTATTTGACCAAATTCCGTTGGATAAAATGTCGGTATCAATGACCATGAATGGAGCTGTATTGCCCATTTTGGCTTTCTATATTGTTGCAGCAGAGGAACAGGGAGTAGATCAAAAGTTGTTGTCAGGAACTATTCAGAATGATATTTTAAAGGAGTTTATGGTAAGAAATACCTATATCTATCCTCCTTTACCTTCAATGAAAATAATTGCAGATATCTTTGAGTATACTTCTCAAAATATGCCAAAGTTTAACTCTATTAGTATTTCTGGTTATCACATGCAAGAAGCAGGGGCAACTGCCGATATTGAGCTGGCGTATACATTAGCTGATGGGCTTGAATATATTCGTACTGGTATAGCTTCAGGATTGGATATTGATACATTTGCGCCACGTTTATCCTTTTTCTGGGCAATTGGGATGAATCACTTTATGGAGATTGCTAAAATGCGTGCAGGACGATTATTATGGGCTAAATTGGTGAAACAATTTAATCCTAAGAACCCAAAATCAATGGCATTGCGAACACATTGTCAAACAAGTGGTTGGAGTTTAACTGAACAGGATCCATTTAATAATGTCGCAAGAACTTGTATAGAGGCAATGGCAGCAACTTTAGGAGGAACACAGTCATTGCACACCAATGCGTTAGATGAGGCGATAGCGTTGCCAACTGATTTCTCTGCACGTATAGCACGTAATACGCAGTTGTACATTCAGAATGAAACGGATATTACCAAAGCGATAGATCCATGGGCAGGTTCGTATTATGTAGAGAAATTAACACAAGAAATAGCAGATAAAGCATGGGCTTTAATTCAAGAGGTAGAAGAGCTAGGAGGAATGGCAAAAGCTATCGAAACTGGTTTGCCAAAAATGAGAATTGAAGAAGCAGCTGCCAGAAAACAGGCTAAAATTGATGCTGGAAAAGAAATCATTGTTGGTGTTAATGCTTATCAAACTGATGAAGTAGAAGAGTTTGATATTTTGGAAGTTGATAATACTAAGGTTAGAGAGGCTCAGATTGAACGTTTGAATAAAATGAGAGCTGAGCGAAACAATGAGAAGGTACAAGAAGCTTTAAGAGCACTAGAAAAGTGTGCTGAAACAGGCGAAGGAAACTTATTGGAACTAGCAGTTAATGCAGCAAGAGAACGTGCTTCTCTTGGTGAAATATCAGATGCTTTGGAAAGTTCGTTTAAACGTTATACAGCAACAATACGTTCTATTTCAGGAGTATATTCAACAGAAGCAATGGGAGATAAAGATTTTGAAAAAGCAACACAACTTTCTGAAGAGTTTGATCGTGTCGCAGGAAGAAGACCACGTATTATGGTAGCAAAAATGGGACAAGATGGTCACGATAGAGGAGCTAAGGTGGTAGCTACTTCTTTTGCTGATATAGGATTTGATGTTGATATAGGACCATTGTTTCAAACACCAGAAGAAGCTGCTAAACAAGCAGTAGAGAATGATGTACATATTTTAGGAGTTTCTTCATTAGCTGCTGGACATAAGACCTTAGTCCCTCAAGTTATTGATGAATTGAAAAAGTTAGGAAGAGAAGATATCATGGTGATTGCTGGAGGTGTCATTCCACAACAAGATTATCAATACCTATTTGATAGAGGAGTAGCAGCAGTTTTTGGACCTGGAACTAAAATTAGTAGTGCGGCTCAAGATATTTTAAAGTTGTTGATAGAGGCTTATTCTGCGTAA
- a CDS encoding methylmalonyl-CoA mutase family protein, with the protein MQLFDEFKESSQKEWEDKIIQDLKGKPFESVIWESEIGKVNPVIFETDIVHSNPNEFPYTRGTKSLNNAWDIRQQFKESDPLTLNHQLLEALRGGVNALEIFVETTLDFEAVFKDVQLDIIKLYLHVHSVNCEEIGKGLIAYCEKSGYSFQAINGGLIFDPINELATTGALKFDEEAVDYLKAFSAQMPHMNTFGVDGSVYANAGANVDTQIACALTHGHEYLLQRLNAGESLKEVLETIEFNFAIGTSYFLEIAKIRAFRTLWATIVSEYDNSLTDFKIKIAAVTSNFNYSLADKYNNLLRATTGAMSAVIAGVDALVVLPFDYNEKKDSENFGLRLAKNIQLLMQEEAYLNQVIDPAGGSYYIESLTEQLQQNAWKQFQYFEEKGGIMSLLSQGELQAIIEQEQTVKEKMLLDEKKVMVGVNKFRNEKEEIECFSVEDNVEVGVFKKLVVKRLSSVFESK; encoded by the coding sequence ATGCAACTATTTGATGAGTTCAAGGAGAGTAGTCAAAAAGAATGGGAAGATAAAATTATACAAGATTTAAAGGGGAAGCCTTTTGAAAGTGTAATTTGGGAATCTGAAATAGGGAAAGTAAATCCTGTAATATTTGAAACAGATATAGTACATTCAAACCCCAATGAATTCCCCTATACAAGAGGAACAAAAAGCCTTAACAATGCTTGGGATATTCGTCAACAGTTTAAAGAGTCTGATCCTCTAACCTTAAATCATCAGCTTTTAGAAGCGTTAAGGGGTGGTGTTAATGCATTAGAAATTTTTGTGGAGACAACACTTGATTTTGAAGCTGTATTTAAAGATGTACAATTAGACATCATTAAGTTGTACCTTCATGTTCATTCGGTAAATTGCGAAGAAATAGGAAAAGGTCTGATTGCTTATTGCGAAAAATCTGGGTATTCATTCCAGGCTATCAATGGAGGTTTAATTTTTGACCCTATCAATGAGTTGGCTACTACTGGTGCTTTGAAGTTTGATGAAGAAGCTGTTGATTATTTAAAGGCATTTAGTGCACAGATGCCTCACATGAATACCTTTGGTGTTGATGGAAGTGTTTATGCCAACGCAGGAGCAAATGTAGATACTCAGATAGCTTGTGCGCTAACACATGGTCATGAGTATTTATTGCAACGATTAAATGCAGGAGAGTCGCTAAAAGAGGTCTTAGAGACCATAGAATTTAATTTTGCTATAGGGACATCATATTTTCTTGAAATAGCGAAAATAAGAGCTTTTAGAACGTTATGGGCAACAATTGTTAGTGAGTACGACAATAGTTTGACTGATTTTAAGATTAAAATTGCTGCTGTGACCTCAAACTTTAATTATTCCTTAGCTGATAAATACAATAATCTATTGAGAGCAACAACAGGGGCAATGTCGGCGGTAATAGCTGGTGTAGACGCTTTGGTTGTGTTACCTTTTGATTACAATGAGAAAAAAGATTCGGAAAATTTTGGGTTAAGGTTGGCTAAGAACATTCAATTGTTGATGCAAGAAGAGGCTTATTTAAATCAAGTTATAGACCCAGCTGGAGGTTCTTACTACATTGAATCATTGACCGAACAACTACAGCAAAATGCGTGGAAGCAATTTCAGTACTTTGAAGAGAAAGGGGGAATCATGTCGTTATTATCTCAAGGGGAATTACAGGCTATAATCGAACAAGAGCAGACAGTGAAAGAAAAAATGCTTTTAGATGAGAAAAAGGTGATGGTTGGAGTCAATAAATTTAGAAATGAGAAAGAAGAGATAGAATGTTTTTCTGTTGAAGATAATGTTGAGGTTGGGGTTTTTAAAAAGTTGGTTGTAAAGAGGTTATCAAGTGTTTTTGAATCTAAATAG
- a CDS encoding GldG family protein, producing MKNLITNGYTNKTSYSSKDSITIFLNTLQTVKDYELEILTINGEKVHTVYTSIFPQEIDSNKLYEKGFGYKENIKIAVPNLKSGIYLIEGKIPFIIKPNQQYDVIVLYSSNTENAYCNQGGKSTYAYNSSDRIPATTVSFERPISLPKHSSEFLRWLEKDSGYDIGYICDQDLDDYHNIANAELLIIPGHSEYWTKKARQNFDRFVAQGKNALILSGNSMWWQVRYNQSGNQMICHRVKEEDSIENASLQTILWNDSSLNYPILESIGLDFDYGGYGKKGRSWGGYKIVSNASPIFKGVDLSVNDTLHLPTDEYDGANLIFSDDSLSVSLNNRYNFYQYELIGYDLAKRKEHSNGAWIMMQKKPSSGIIINTGSTNWCKSEGMLEKDADKIKQLTLNMMDLLLNNPSSIFQKN from the coding sequence ATGAAGAATCTTATTACGAACGGATATACCAATAAGACATCCTATTCTTCTAAAGATTCTATCACTATCTTTTTAAATACACTTCAAACCGTAAAGGACTATGAATTAGAAATCCTTACTATAAATGGAGAAAAAGTTCATACTGTTTACACTTCTATTTTTCCTCAAGAAATCGACTCTAACAAACTCTATGAAAAAGGATTTGGATACAAAGAAAATATAAAAATAGCTGTCCCGAATTTGAAAAGCGGAATCTATCTAATAGAAGGTAAAATTCCATTTATTATCAAACCCAATCAACAATATGACGTAATTGTTTTATATTCCTCAAATACTGAAAATGCCTACTGTAATCAAGGAGGAAAAAGCACTTATGCATACAACTCCTCTGATAGAATACCAGCAACAACTGTATCCTTTGAGCGTCCAATTAGTCTTCCTAAACACTCCTCAGAATTTTTAAGGTGGTTAGAAAAAGATAGCGGTTATGACATTGGCTATATTTGTGATCAAGACCTGGATGATTATCATAACATCGCTAATGCAGAATTACTAATTATACCAGGACATTCTGAATATTGGACAAAAAAAGCTAGACAAAATTTTGATCGTTTTGTAGCACAAGGAAAAAATGCTCTAATATTGAGTGGTAATTCCATGTGGTGGCAGGTTCGCTATAATCAATCAGGGAATCAAATGATTTGTCACAGAGTAAAAGAAGAGGACTCTATTGAAAACGCTAGTTTACAAACGATCCTTTGGAATGATTCCTCTTTAAATTATCCAATTCTTGAATCTATTGGACTCGACTTCGACTATGGAGGTTATGGGAAAAAAGGAAGAAGTTGGGGAGGATATAAAATAGTCTCTAATGCCTCTCCTATTTTTAAAGGCGTAGATCTTTCTGTAAACGATACGTTACACCTACCAACCGATGAGTATGATGGGGCTAATTTAATTTTCTCTGATGATTCTTTAAGTGTGTCACTGAACAATCGTTATAATTTCTACCAATATGAACTCATTGGATATGACCTCGCAAAACGAAAGGAACACTCAAATGGCGCATGGATTATGATGCAAAAAAAGCCATCTTCTGGTATTATCATCAATACTGGCTCAACCAATTGGTGTAAATCAGAAGGTATGCTTGAAAAGGACGCTGATAAAATCAAACAATTGACCTTAAACATGATGGATTTGTTATTAAATAATCCGTCTTCTATTTTCCAAAAGAACTAA
- a CDS encoding flippase-like domain-containing protein encodes MGEEQEITKQFKNTRIIFPVLLGLLVSGLLLYFNLSAVRFEKVEAGLGMYQWVDANGDGIVQTTDVNEFTEFKGGEYQLITYKEVLQKINWSFYTLLWLLLAWSMMLLRDIMYMYRIRMLSGKELSWRQSFNVVAVWEFASSLTPGVVGGAALAMFILNREKIALGKATALVMITTMFDNLFFLLMIPLMYVLIGQSTFFPPIEGKVVLGMELGVEGLFWLAYGFVLFFFIFLFVGLLIRPQIVKRFLRIVFSLPVLNRFKTKAVKTGEEIELASLSLKGKSLGYWIKPFLATAIAWTGRFMVINFIIQGFVALGITDHFKLYARELGMWILMLVSPTPGGSGVAEYTFTVFLGEFIPFGMAIIFAILWRLISYYPYLFLGSIVLPRWLNRTKKIKQP; translated from the coding sequence TTGGGAGAAGAACAAGAAATAACAAAACAATTTAAGAATACCCGAATTATCTTTCCTGTATTACTAGGTTTATTGGTATCAGGCTTGTTGTTATACTTTAACCTAAGTGCAGTTCGCTTCGAAAAGGTAGAGGCTGGTTTAGGGATGTATCAATGGGTTGATGCTAATGGTGATGGCATTGTTCAAACAACAGATGTTAATGAATTTACTGAGTTTAAAGGTGGTGAATATCAATTGATTACCTATAAAGAGGTGCTGCAAAAGATTAACTGGTCTTTTTATACATTATTGTGGTTGCTATTAGCTTGGAGCATGATGCTATTAAGAGATATCATGTACATGTATCGTATTCGAATGTTGTCAGGTAAAGAATTGTCTTGGAGACAGTCGTTTAATGTAGTAGCAGTTTGGGAGTTTGCTTCTTCTTTGACTCCTGGAGTTGTTGGAGGAGCTGCATTGGCTATGTTTATATTAAATAGAGAAAAAATAGCTTTAGGAAAAGCCACTGCATTGGTAATGATCACAACAATGTTTGATAACCTCTTTTTTTTATTGATGATTCCTTTGATGTATGTTTTAATAGGACAATCAACGTTTTTTCCGCCTATTGAAGGAAAGGTCGTTTTAGGAATGGAATTGGGAGTGGAGGGACTATTCTGGTTGGCTTATGGCTTTGTTCTATTCTTTTTTATATTTCTGTTTGTGGGATTATTAATTCGCCCTCAGATAGTTAAACGTTTTTTACGAATAGTTTTTTCTTTACCAGTTTTAAATCGATTTAAAACTAAAGCTGTAAAAACAGGAGAAGAAATTGAGTTAGCTTCTCTAAGTTTGAAAGGAAAGTCATTGGGATATTGGATCAAACCATTTTTAGCTACAGCTATTGCATGGACTGGACGTTTTATGGTAATTAACTTTATTATTCAAGGCTTTGTAGCACTTGGCATAACAGATCATTTTAAATTGTATGCAAGAGAGCTGGGGATGTGGATTTTGATGTTAGTAAGTCCAACCCCTGGAGGAAGTGGTGTCGCTGAATATACATTTACTGTTTTTCTAGGAGAATTTATTCCTTTTGGTATGGCCATCATTTTTGCAATCCTTTGGCGTTTAATTAGTTATTATCCTTATCTGTTTTTAGGCTCTATAGTACTACCAAGGTGGCTGAATAGAACGAAGAAAATAAAGCAACCATAG
- a CDS encoding T9SS type A sorting domain-containing protein, giving the protein MNRLIGVLLLISNYWGVQAQKNVRTFIFGHSLINHEYQVNVTPSQETSVPHWFHFLANEANHNYAVSGQYGFLQQHVNLPPIAQWGFDSVQGAWDSDLESFAAANFTNILLTPSNFEQWQPPTADYYNDTLSPIEATNHIFNWCSQQEDSMTYYLYENWPDMGPYLNNGFPPTQQEWQNYNTYLNGGFHDWFLEYHDSVMNANPNLCIRMIPVGPIISGLLNQAPFNQIPLTTLYEDDAPHGRPTLYFLAAMITYMAMYEEPTPNSYNFMPVQYIDPIVANNYQAATNYIWNELQNFNDSFGNNRVFCQTQSHTNYGTDIQMACDSYTWIDGNVYTSSNNTATHTLINQLGGDSIVTLNLTINHFTTGVDTQIACDSFTWIDGNTYTSSNNNATYILVNQQGCDSVLTLDLTVSETYQNTIDTTICYGSSYATDGNNYTSTGSYTNTYTSVSGCDSVITINLTVQNEINSTITAQGSTLTVGEVGATYQWLDCTNGNVLIQGATNQSYTANNSGEYAVTVSNMHCSSTSDCFELEQISSMLDTPKQVNEIYPNPFNEVLFISVNSPVELSIVDVTGKLIYQKNSQGGLIKIATDSLVEGVYFVKLISDDEEQFVKLIKK; this is encoded by the coding sequence ATGAATAGATTGATAGGAGTACTACTTTTAATCAGTAATTATTGGGGGGTACAAGCTCAAAAAAATGTAAGGACCTTTATATTTGGTCATAGCTTGATTAACCATGAATATCAAGTAAACGTAACACCTAGTCAGGAGACATCTGTACCACATTGGTTTCATTTTTTAGCAAATGAAGCCAATCACAATTATGCTGTTAGTGGACAGTACGGCTTTTTACAACAACATGTTAATTTACCTCCAATAGCTCAGTGGGGCTTTGATTCTGTTCAAGGGGCATGGGATTCCGACCTAGAGAGCTTTGCTGCTGCAAACTTTACTAATATACTACTGACGCCATCTAATTTTGAGCAATGGCAACCACCAACAGCAGATTATTATAATGATACCCTATCTCCAATAGAAGCAACCAATCATATTTTTAATTGGTGTAGTCAACAAGAAGACTCAATGACTTATTATCTCTATGAAAACTGGCCAGATATGGGACCTTATTTGAATAATGGTTTTCCACCAACACAACAAGAATGGCAAAATTATAATACTTATTTAAATGGTGGATTCCACGATTGGTTTTTAGAATATCACGATTCTGTAATGAATGCTAATCCCAACTTGTGTATAAGAATGATTCCAGTAGGACCTATAATTAGTGGCCTTTTAAATCAAGCTCCCTTTAATCAAATTCCGTTAACTACACTTTATGAGGATGATGCTCCTCACGGAAGACCAACGCTGTATTTTTTAGCTGCAATGATAACCTACATGGCAATGTATGAAGAACCAACACCTAATTCTTACAATTTTATGCCAGTACAATATATTGATCCTATTGTGGCGAATAATTATCAAGCAGCGACAAATTATATCTGGAATGAATTGCAGAATTTCAATGATAGTTTTGGTAATAATAGAGTTTTTTGCCAAACTCAAAGCCATACGAATTATGGAACAGATATTCAAATGGCCTGCGATAGTTATACTTGGATCGATGGGAATGTATATACGTCTTCCAACAATACAGCTACACATACCTTAATCAACCAATTAGGAGGAGATTCAATAGTTACACTTAACTTAACAATTAACCATTTTACGACTGGAGTTGACACACAAATAGCCTGTGACTCCTTTACCTGGATCGACGGGAACACTTATACTTCTTCCAACAACAATGCAACTTATATACTTGTAAATCAGCAAGGGTGTGACTCTGTTCTTACTTTAGATTTAACGGTTAGTGAAACCTACCAAAACACCATTGATACAACAATCTGTTATGGTTCATCCTATGCTACAGATGGAAATAATTATACATCAACTGGAAGTTATACCAATACTTATACTTCAGTAAGTGGGTGTGATTCTGTGATCACGATAAATCTAACAGTCCAAAATGAAATCAATAGTACAATTACTGCTCAAGGTTCTACTTTAACAGTAGGAGAAGTTGGGGCAACTTATCAATGGTTGGATTGTACCAATGGAAATGTTTTAATACAAGGAGCTACAAATCAAAGTTATACAGCAAATAACTCTGGAGAATATGCGGTAACAGTTTCTAATATGCATTGTTCAAGTACATCAGATTGCTTTGAACTAGAGCAAATATCAAGTATGTTGGATACCCCTAAGCAGGTTAATGAAATATATCCCAATCCATTTAACGAAGTTTTATTTATTAGTGTCAATAGCCCTGTAGAACTGTCAATTGTAGATGTGACTGGGAAATTGATTTATCAAAAGAATAGCCAAGGAGGTCTGATTAAAATAGCAACAGATTCATTGGTTGAAGGGGTGTACTTTGTAAAACTTATTTCTGATGATGAAGAACAGTTCGTTAAATTGATAAAAAAATAG
- a CDS encoding DUF4476 domain-containing protein, whose protein sequence is MKTITTLIGLALLSGVAMASSTLNLALNGGNSYTVYLDGEQYQTSSTIRFLDLFPGRHTLSVIQKNNYTSSSLYNGFIDIEDGQELFGTITNGNLTISTSNNGSFYTPYPNDYNNQYDNSNYGNMPNGNHYNYGMSRYVFNQLRNDFRHSTDSRKARMLVQRAQRHGITSNQAKHLLQKFSFDSHRLNAAKQITNSVVDIENYFIVGETFVFDSNKRNFLRHINRNGAYNNGGNGTCSPRPNYPRPNNSYGMNHQAFQVLQNAVRKESFDNNRKQVVLTAIKNGRISSQQMTQLLRAFTFDNNRLETAKAAIPYISDKGNYWMAGETFTFSNNKQAFLNAL, encoded by the coding sequence ATGAAAACAATTACTACTTTAATCGGATTAGCACTGTTATCAGGAGTTGCTATGGCAAGTTCTACGTTGAACTTAGCTTTGAATGGAGGGAATTCTTATACTGTTTATTTAGATGGTGAACAATATCAGACTTCTTCAACAATACGTTTTCTTGATTTATTTCCAGGTAGGCATACCTTATCTGTAATTCAGAAAAATAATTATACTTCTTCTTCTTTGTACAATGGTTTTATTGATATAGAAGATGGTCAAGAATTGTTTGGTACAATAACTAATGGGAATTTAACGATTTCAACAAGTAACAATGGTAGTTTTTATACACCTTATCCAAATGATTATAATAACCAATACGATAATTCAAATTATGGGAACATGCCCAATGGGAATCACTATAATTATGGTATGAGTCGTTACGTGTTTAATCAATTGAGAAATGATTTTAGACATTCAACTGATAGCCGTAAAGCGAGAATGTTGGTTCAAAGAGCTCAAAGACATGGAATCACTTCTAACCAAGCGAAGCATCTATTACAAAAGTTTTCATTCGATTCACATCGTTTAAATGCAGCAAAGCAAATAACAAATTCGGTTGTTGATATAGAAAACTACTTTATAGTAGGGGAGACATTTGTGTTTGATTCTAACAAAAGAAACTTCCTAAGACATATCAATAGAAACGGAGCTTATAATAATGGTGGAAATGGTACTTGCTCGCCTAGACCTAACTACCCAAGACCAAACAACAGCTATGGTATGAATCATCAGGCTTTTCAGGTACTACAAAATGCGGTTAGGAAAGAGAGTTTTGATAACAATAGAAAACAAGTGGTCTTAACTGCAATAAAAAATGGTAGGATTTCATCGCAGCAGATGACTCAATTATTAAGAGCGTTTACATTCGATAATAATCGATTGGAAACAGCAAAAGCAGCAATACCATATATTTCTGATAAAGGTAATTACTGGATGGCAGGAGAAACATTTACTTTTTCTAATAACAAACAAGCATTTTTAAATGCATTGTAA